One Sphaerisporangium krabiense DNA segment encodes these proteins:
- a CDS encoding LOG family protein — MAICVFCASSQKIDRKYLDLAAEVGAELARRGHTLVSGGATVSCMGAVTRAAREAGGRTVGVMPQALVDLEIADTDSDELIITADMRERKGLMDARSDAFLVLPGGIGTLEELFEIWTARVLGLHDKPLVILDPWGLYDSLRGLVDDMYEGGFTRPNVYDAISWTTTVEEALRHLERPARPLTPTPEEVGESATG; from the coding sequence ATGGCGATATGCGTGTTCTGCGCGTCCAGTCAGAAGATCGACCGGAAGTACCTGGACCTCGCCGCCGAGGTCGGCGCCGAGCTGGCCCGGCGCGGGCACACGCTCGTCAGCGGCGGCGCGACGGTCTCGTGCATGGGCGCGGTCACCCGGGCCGCGCGCGAGGCCGGGGGGCGTACGGTCGGCGTGATGCCCCAGGCGCTGGTGGACCTGGAGATCGCCGACACCGACTCCGACGAGCTGATCATCACGGCGGACATGCGGGAGCGCAAGGGCCTCATGGACGCCCGCTCCGACGCCTTCCTCGTCCTGCCCGGGGGGATCGGCACGCTGGAGGAGCTGTTCGAGATCTGGACGGCCCGCGTGCTCGGCCTGCACGACAAACCCCTCGTCATCCTCGACCCGTGGGGCCTGTACGACTCCCTGCGCGGCCTGGTCGACGACATGTACGAGGGCGGCTTCACGCGCCCGAACGTCTACGACGCCATCTCCTGGACCACCACGGTCGAAGAGGCGCTCCGCCACCTCGAACGCCCCGCCCGCCCGCTGACCCCGACCCCGGAGGAGGTCGGCGAGTCGGCCACCGGCTGA